One part of the Streptomyces sp. AM 2-1-1 genome encodes these proteins:
- a CDS encoding cellulose binding domain-containing protein, which translates to MRLRARPFATLLAAFALSAGLSGIATPSVAQPRSSQTAATTAEASDLSSATALAADSYTWKNVRVDGGGFVPGIVFNRSEKNLAYARTDIGGAYRWDQSGKQWKPLLDSVDWDHWGWTGVVSLASDPVAPNNVYVAAGTYTNDWDPTKGAVLRSTDRGATWTPSVLPFKLGGNMPGRGMGERLAVDPHKNSVLYLGAPSGNGLWRSTDSGATWSKVTSFTNPGNYSQDPTDTSGYGNDNQGVTWVTFDGRGGTSGTATKNIYVGVADKANTVYRSTDAGATWTRIAGQPTGYLAHKGVLDEGTGYLYLSLSDTGGPYDGGKGKIARYDTATGTWLDVSPVAEADTYYGFSGLTVDRQKPGTLMATAYSSWFPDTQIFRSTDSGATWTTAWEYTSYPTRSTRYTQDVSSVPWLTWGANPSPPETSPKLGWMTESLEIDPFDSNRMMYGTGATLFGTENLKNWDSGSKFTITPMVKGIEETAVNDLASPPSGAPLLSGLLDVGGFRHTNLDAVPAMMYTSPNFTSTTSLDFAEASPSTVVRVGDADAAPHVAFSTDNGANWFGGTDPSGVTGGGTVAAAADGSSFVWSPAGTGVVRTTGFGSSWTASSGIPAGATVESDRKNPKKFYGYKSGVFYVSTDSGATFTAKPSTGLPAAGNVRFKAVPGIEGDVWLAGGAATGTYGLWHSTDSGATFTKLSNVTQADSIGFGKAAQGASYQTLFTSAKIGGVRGIFRSTDAGASWTRINDDAHQWGWTGGAITGDPRVFGRVYVSTNGRGILYGDSPAGDGGTTDPGTDPGTDPGTDPGTDPGTSTACKVTYKITNQWSGGFQGDVTLTNTGATAISGWKLTWNFANGQQVSQAWNATVQQAGAAVTATDAGWNGALAAGASASFGFTGSWTGSNGKPSAFTLGGKSCALGS; encoded by the coding sequence GTGCGCTTGAGAGCCAGACCCTTCGCCACCCTGCTGGCGGCGTTCGCCCTGTCAGCAGGTCTGTCGGGCATCGCCACCCCCTCGGTGGCGCAGCCCCGGTCGTCGCAGACCGCTGCCACTACTGCGGAAGCATCCGATCTGTCGTCGGCCACCGCACTGGCGGCGGACTCGTACACCTGGAAGAACGTCCGCGTGGACGGCGGCGGTTTCGTCCCGGGCATCGTCTTCAACCGGAGCGAGAAGAACCTCGCGTACGCCCGTACCGACATCGGCGGCGCCTACCGCTGGGACCAGTCGGGCAAACAGTGGAAGCCGCTCCTCGACTCCGTGGACTGGGACCACTGGGGCTGGACCGGCGTGGTGAGCCTCGCCTCCGACCCGGTCGCCCCGAACAACGTGTACGTCGCCGCCGGTACGTACACCAACGACTGGGACCCCACCAAGGGCGCGGTGCTGCGCTCCACGGACCGGGGTGCCACCTGGACGCCCTCGGTGCTCCCCTTCAAGCTCGGCGGCAACATGCCCGGGCGCGGGATGGGCGAGCGGCTCGCCGTCGACCCGCACAAGAACTCGGTGCTCTACCTGGGCGCCCCGAGCGGCAACGGCCTCTGGCGGTCGACCGACTCGGGCGCCACCTGGTCCAAGGTCACCAGCTTCACCAACCCCGGCAACTACTCCCAGGACCCGACCGACACCAGCGGCTACGGCAATGACAACCAGGGCGTCACCTGGGTGACGTTCGACGGGCGGGGCGGCACCTCCGGTACGGCCACCAAGAACATCTACGTCGGGGTGGCGGACAAGGCGAACACCGTCTACCGCTCCACCGACGCCGGCGCCACCTGGACCCGGATCGCCGGACAGCCCACCGGTTACCTGGCGCACAAGGGTGTCCTGGACGAGGGCACCGGCTACCTCTACCTCTCACTGAGCGACACCGGCGGCCCGTACGACGGGGGCAAGGGCAAGATCGCCCGCTACGACACCGCCACCGGCACCTGGCTGGACGTCAGCCCGGTCGCCGAGGCCGACACGTACTACGGCTTCAGCGGACTCACCGTGGACCGGCAGAAGCCCGGGACGCTGATGGCGACCGCCTACAGCTCCTGGTTCCCGGACACCCAGATCTTCCGGTCCACCGACAGCGGCGCCACCTGGACCACCGCCTGGGAGTACACGAGTTACCCCACCCGCTCCACCCGCTACACCCAGGACGTCTCCTCCGTCCCCTGGCTCACGTGGGGCGCCAACCCCTCGCCGCCCGAGACCAGTCCGAAGCTCGGCTGGATGACGGAGTCGCTGGAGATCGACCCGTTCGACTCCAACCGGATGATGTACGGCACCGGGGCGACGCTCTTCGGTACGGAGAACCTCAAGAACTGGGACAGCGGCAGCAAGTTCACGATCACGCCCATGGTGAAGGGCATCGAGGAGACGGCCGTCAACGACCTGGCCAGCCCGCCCTCCGGTGCCCCGCTGCTCAGCGGTCTGCTCGACGTCGGCGGCTTCCGGCACACCAATCTCGACGCCGTGCCCGCGATGATGTACACCTCGCCCAACTTCACCTCCACCACCAGCCTCGACTTCGCGGAGGCGTCCCCCAGCACCGTGGTGCGGGTGGGTGACGCGGACGCGGCCCCGCACGTCGCCTTCTCCACCGACAACGGCGCCAACTGGTTCGGCGGCACCGACCCCTCGGGCGTCACCGGCGGCGGCACCGTCGCGGCGGCTGCGGACGGCAGTTCGTTCGTCTGGAGCCCGGCGGGCACCGGCGTGGTCCGCACCACCGGCTTCGGCTCGTCGTGGACGGCGTCCTCCGGTATCCCGGCCGGCGCCACCGTGGAGTCGGACCGCAAGAACCCGAAGAAGTTCTACGGCTACAAGTCCGGCGTCTTCTACGTCTCCACCGACTCCGGCGCCACCTTCACGGCGAAGCCCTCCACCGGCCTCCCCGCGGCGGGCAACGTCCGCTTCAAGGCGGTCCCGGGCATCGAGGGCGACGTCTGGCTGGCCGGCGGCGCGGCGACGGGCACGTACGGGCTCTGGCACTCCACCGACTCCGGCGCCACCTTCACCAAGCTCTCGAACGTCACGCAGGCCGACTCCATCGGCTTCGGCAAGGCGGCCCAGGGCGCCTCCTACCAGACCCTGTTCACCAGCGCGAAGATCGGCGGGGTGCGCGGCATCTTCCGGTCCACCGACGCGGGCGCCAGCTGGACGCGGATCAACGACGACGCCCACCAGTGGGGGTGGACCGGTGGAGCGATCACCGGCGACCCGCGCGTCTTCGGTCGCGTCTACGTCTCCACCAACGGCCGGGGCATCCTGTACGGCGACTCCCCGGCCGGTGACGGGGGCACCACCGATCCCGGCACGGACCCGGGCACCGATCCGGGGACGGACCCGGGCACCGATCCCGGAACCTCCACCGCCTGCAAGGTGACCTACAAGATCACCAATCAGTGGTCCGGCGGCTTCCAGGGCGACGTCACGCTCACCAACACCGGTGCCACGGCGATCAGCGGCTGGAAACTCACCTGGAACTTCGCCAACGGGCAGCAGGTCTCACAGGCCTGGAACGCCACCGTCCAGCAGGCCGGTGCCGCCGTGACGGCCACCGACGCCGGCTGGAACGGCGCCCTCGCGGCGGGCGCGTCGGCGTCCTTCGGGTTCACCGGCAGCTGGACCGGGAGCAACGGCAAGCCGAGCGCCTTCACCCTCGGCGGGAAGAGCTGCGCCCTCGGCAGCTGA
- a CDS encoding EamA family transporter, producing MEANKRGIVTAAVAPVAWGTTYYVTRHYLPAGYPLWGAALRALPAGCLLLSLARARPKGVWWWRSAVLGLLNTSAFFVLVYIAAQRLATSTASMVMALSPLVMTVTAWVLLAQRPRAAHLAGGVAGLSGVALMMWGGSGGSGAGGLIASVAAMLVSSLGYVLSQRWSSGAGVLATTAWQLCFGGVLLTAAAAAFEGGPPPLDPGALLAFGYVTVVATALAFLAWFAALRLLPAATVGLVGLLNPVTGVLLGTVLAAESLTGRQLAGMALILAAVLLGRPRTRALRVRRAPRPGDPSGRPAALTRER from the coding sequence ATGGAAGCAAATAAACGGGGGATCGTCACCGCCGCGGTGGCACCGGTGGCCTGGGGCACCACCTACTACGTCACCCGCCACTACCTCCCAGCCGGGTATCCGCTCTGGGGAGCCGCGCTGCGCGCCCTGCCGGCCGGGTGCCTCCTGCTCTCTCTCGCCCGGGCCAGGCCGAAGGGCGTCTGGTGGTGGCGGTCCGCCGTACTGGGACTGCTGAACACCAGCGCCTTCTTCGTGCTGGTCTACATCGCCGCGCAGCGGCTGGCCACCAGCACCGCGTCGATGGTGATGGCGCTCTCCCCGCTGGTCATGACGGTGACCGCCTGGGTCCTGCTCGCCCAGCGCCCCCGCGCCGCCCATCTGGCGGGAGGTGTGGCCGGCCTCTCGGGAGTGGCGCTGATGATGTGGGGCGGTTCGGGCGGAAGCGGGGCCGGCGGCCTGATCGCGTCGGTCGCGGCCATGCTGGTCTCGTCCCTCGGGTACGTGCTCTCCCAGCGCTGGAGTTCCGGCGCCGGGGTCCTCGCCACCACCGCCTGGCAGCTCTGCTTCGGCGGAGTGCTCCTGACCGCGGCGGCGGCGGCGTTCGAGGGAGGGCCCCCACCGCTGGATCCCGGGGCACTCCTGGCCTTCGGGTACGTCACCGTGGTCGCCACCGCCCTCGCCTTCCTCGCATGGTTCGCCGCCCTGCGCCTGCTGCCCGCCGCCACGGTCGGCCTGGTCGGCCTCCTCAACCCGGTGACCGGCGTCCTGCTCGGCACGGTGCTGGCGGCGGAGAGCCTCACCGGCCGGCAGCTCGCCGGGATGGCGCTGATCCTCGCGGCCGTCCTGCTCGGCCGCCCCCGCACCCGCGCCCTGCGCGTCCGCCGGGCCCCTCGGCCCGGGGACCCGTCCGGACGCCCGGCCGCCCTGACACGGGAGCGCTGA
- a CDS encoding MarR family transcriptional regulator, protein MQESQEHQEPPLDHVARIQAAWRRERPDLDVGPQAVIGRLHRIATLLTRELCVVYQRYGLSEGEFDVLAALRRAGAPFERAPGELAAHTMVTTGAMTKRIDRLERSGLVTRRRGDGDGRGRVVALTVPGRELIDRAFTDHMHNEQRLLGTMPPARADELEGLLTAWLARLEDPGGDASDVGR, encoded by the coding sequence ATGCAGGAGTCCCAGGAGCACCAGGAACCGCCGCTCGACCACGTGGCCCGCATCCAGGCCGCCTGGCGCCGCGAACGCCCCGACCTCGACGTCGGTCCGCAGGCCGTCATCGGCCGCCTGCACCGCATCGCCACCCTGCTCACCCGGGAGTTGTGCGTGGTGTACCAGCGATACGGCCTCAGCGAGGGCGAGTTCGACGTCCTCGCGGCGTTGCGCCGGGCCGGCGCCCCGTTCGAGCGGGCACCCGGGGAGCTGGCCGCGCACACCATGGTGACCACCGGTGCGATGACCAAGCGCATCGACCGGCTGGAGCGGTCGGGGCTGGTGACCCGGCGCCGGGGGGACGGGGACGGCCGGGGCCGGGTCGTCGCCCTCACCGTGCCGGGGCGTGAACTCATCGACCGGGCGTTCACCGATCACATGCACAACGAGCAGCGCCTCCTCGGCACGATGCCGCCGGCGCGGGCCGACGAGCTGGAGGGCCTCCTGACCGCCTGGCTCGCCCGGCTGGAGGACCCGGGCGGCGACGCGTCCGACGTCGGGCGCTGA
- a CDS encoding SAM-dependent methyltransferase: MATDDVEFRKQIRADIPHSARVWNAWLGGKDNYPVDRELADAVTAAYPAMAAIAQASRAFQARAIRHLGSLGVRQFLDVGTGLPVENSTHQVAQSIDPTSRIVYVDNDPIVLVHAAALLTSSPEGATAFVDEDLTNTDAVVDEAEKTLDLSQPVAVLLLSTLGHLLPEDGIKVVQSYMSRMPSGSYLVICDTVKTPATLAAQDAYDSGDNPPYLVREPEEITGCAEGLELLDPGFLSITYWRPEGEPEGPGVDQWGLVARKP; encoded by the coding sequence ATGGCCACTGACGACGTCGAGTTCCGCAAGCAGATCCGTGCCGACATACCCCACTCCGCGCGGGTGTGGAACGCGTGGCTGGGCGGTAAGGACAACTATCCCGTCGACCGCGAGCTGGCGGACGCGGTCACCGCCGCCTACCCGGCGATGGCCGCCATCGCGCAGGCGTCGCGCGCCTTCCAGGCCCGGGCGATACGTCACCTCGGCTCGCTGGGCGTCCGCCAGTTCCTGGACGTCGGCACGGGGCTGCCGGTGGAGAACAGCACCCACCAGGTCGCGCAGTCCATCGATCCGACGTCGCGGATCGTCTACGTGGACAACGACCCCATCGTCCTGGTCCACGCCGCCGCACTGCTGACCAGCTCGCCCGAGGGCGCCACGGCGTTCGTGGACGAGGACCTCACGAACACCGATGCCGTGGTGGACGAGGCGGAGAAGACCCTGGACCTCTCCCAGCCGGTGGCCGTGCTCCTGCTGTCGACCCTCGGGCACCTGCTCCCGGAGGACGGGATCAAGGTGGTCCAGTCGTACATGTCCCGCATGCCGTCGGGCAGTTACCTGGTCATCTGCGACACCGTCAAGACCCCGGCCACGCTCGCGGCCCAGGACGCGTACGACTCGGGCGACAACCCGCCCTACCTGGTGCGCGAGCCCGAGGAGATCACCGGCTGCGCCGAAGGGCTGGAGCTGCTCGACCCGGGGTTCCTCTCCATCACGTACTGGCGCCCGGAGGGCGAGCCCGAGGGCCCCGGCGTCGACCAGTGGGGTCTCGTCGCCCGTAAGCCCTGA